GTAAAtctaaaattccaaatttaagaGCGTTAAGAGGAGCttggatgaaaatgaaaagaaacacGAAACAAAATAAGATGATCGCCAAAAAATTTGGTTGAggaatttaaaagaaatgagATAACAACTCAAAGTATTGAGGAaataatgctaaaaaaaataggaaaaattcaAGTGAactgagaggacagtttgaaagAGTAAAACAGTGAATTGAGAAAACGACACTTTAAACATATTAGCATATCAAACTGAAGTTTGTTAGGACACCATCGCTAAGTTTAAATGGCGATAAAACATGAAAAGAGTGAAAGgacaatcaaaaatatcaatttgactttcaagtaaattgagaggacagctagaAATATCGGAAAATATTGATTCGagagaaaagttaaaaaatataacaaatttcaaatgaaatgacTGCTAAGAGACTGATGATCCAGTGCTCACCTTATAGGAGTTGTTGATGAGAATTTGCGACACCGGTCCCGCCCCGGACGGATACACGCAGTCACCTTCGGAACGTAGCGCTCCACTGGGACGGGACTGCATCTTGGGTGGGGCCGACACGATCGTTTCCGTTACGGCCGCCGCCAGACTGGGCGTGATAAATCCAGCCATCATATGTTGACCACTTTCTtctggctgctgctgttgttgctgttctTCAaccgtcgtcatcgtcgttgtCGTCAATTGTGGCGGTGTTGCTACAACCGGTTGTTGGGCTTGAGTTGGGAGAACAGCAGCAGACACACCAGCCGGTGGAACGACGGTGGCGGCTTGTTGCTGCATTGGTGTGGCAATAGCAGCAGCAGGAGCAGCCGAGTGTTGCATGGTGCCTACATTAGCGATTTTAGGAAGGGAAACTAACGCTTGAGAGGTTACTCGAGTAGTATTTACGGTCGTCGATTGGCTACTGCTTTCGCGAGAAGTTGTTGCGGGACCGAGAGGGCTTGGTATATGTACCATGTGCATCACATTGTGACCATTTTTATTTCCAGAATATGAAACGGCAACGGGTGTCGCGGGGTTTTGGGGTTTGTTTGCTTGTATCGACTGTGCATTAACCAAAGATTTTCTCATCTGCTTCTGCTGTTGTTGTACGATAGTCATAGGAGGTTGTCTGGTGATAACTTTTGGTAAAGCCTTTTGTTTTTCCACAGGCGTGACAACAACGGGCTGACCACCATTTGCATTCAAATGACCGTGATTTGCGGCAGATCTTGTTCCAATTTGATTGGTGAGCTTGTGGATGTCTTTGACCATTATTCGATTGTTAGTACGTATCACTACAGTTTGAGAAGACGGAGCGGTATTGCTCATTGCAACAGGTCCCGTTGCTTCGTCATTGTGCGATGAAGCTTCATCATCTGAGAGAGGTTCCAATTTGATTGGAAGCAGTTGTTGTGTAGGTGGTGCAAGTGGCAATGAATTTGCTGAAATATTAGATGTAGCTTGTGGAGTTTGAGCAAAATTTAGACTTGCAATAGTTTTAGGAGGAATCTGGACATTGGTTGAAACAGCTGCCCCTACCGTAGGGGCTGATTCCTCTTCTGCAGGTTCAGTTTTAATTTCAACCGCGTTCAATAGGACTGAAGGCTGTTTATCTAACCTTTTGTCTTCAATCGGTTTCGGAACTTTCGGTGCATTATAGTTTTCCTCCTTAGATGTTTCTGTTACACTCACGTTGCTCTTGGCAATTGTAGGTGTAACACTCTCTTCTTCCGCCTCtgtctttttcatatttttcaaagtaacgTTGCTTTCAGTAAATGTTGGTTTAATTATTCCTATAACTGATTCCACTTCTGTGGAATCGTTTGGCCCTTCGGTGTCCTCCTTTTGGACTGGCTCTTCAATCTTGCTATCCAATGCCTTCTTTTCGGTTTCCTCCTGAATATCACCCTTCTCATCCAAAGATTTTGAATCGGTTTTCTGCTTTTTGGTCGCCGGGACCGTTTTCCAACTATCCGATTCTCGCTGTAGTACGACTGATTCAATTTTACTCTGTTTGGGAGCGTTCTTGGTGCTACCTTCTCCAATGGGGCTGATACTCTTTCTTTTACGACTGGGAGCTGTTTTTGCAACAACAGAAGCCTCCGCTTTCGATGGTTCATGACAACCCTTAATTTCTGTTGATGCGTTGGAATTGGTTGACGTTCGactgtttcgtttttttatggGACGCTGTGTAATTGTCGGTGTCACTTTAGGCGTATCCTCAACATTCGGCGATTCTTCAGTACTTTTACGCTTTCTTATAGGATACATTCGACCAGTTACGGGCGTGATTTCACCTTCCGGTGGTGTTATTATGTTCTGAGTCTCATTCTTAGTTTCTTCACAATTCTGCTTCGGAGATGTGCTCGCATCATACGATTTGGCGATAGGACTTAtcgaaaacttttgttttttatcgAAACTCTCGGAGCGGGAGCTCCTCGGGGTTGTTTCAGTTGTAAACGTCGGGGCGTTACTGGAAACTGGGGACACCGACAAAAAATTGTCAGCGGTTTTGATGATCTTAAGCATTAACTTTGTCCGGTGTGAATCACCATTTTCggcgatttttcttaaaatacccGGAATCATACTCTCCAAATGACTGTCCATTTTGTTTGCGTCCAGAGGAACTCTAAAATCTGCATATTGAAATTGCCcaaacttttttctcaattttgcaATATACGAATCGGCTTCTCGCATACACTCGGCCATGTTGGTGCGCCGCTGATTTTTCGTGTTTGGATCATCTACACAAAACAGGAAGCAATCTTTCACCGGTACCCAGGCGCGATCGTGGTCCCCGAAAAAGCGCACATCAACCAGTTGATTGCTATTAATAGTCATCACCTTAGCCGGCCAGTACGGGAATCCCTTCAGCTTGGCCCACACCAGCAGGTGTGGTCTGGAACAAACCTCGGTGAACCAAGTCTTGCACGTGTTGGCATTGAAGTAGCACTCATTGCAAGCTTCGATCTCGTTCATCTCTTGTTTACAGATCTTCATTATCCCCTTTGCCGCGGAAAGAAGCTTGCTGTTATCTGTAATAAAACAGAATCGAATTACAAACAGATAAAATCACAAGTAGGAAGgtatttattcaatttgtttgaaCTAAACTTACTGGGATAAATCGAGGCATTATGCAGAATCCAGCTGACATCGATCTGAAATGCTTCcgttgttttgtatttttgatcGGCCACATTCTTCTGCAACATGGTTAGATCGAGGTGGTTGGTCACATAGTGATCGTAATTCGGAAGCTGCTGCCGATCCAATGGATTCCAGATAGCACTCTGTATTAAGAATGAAAATAGTTTCAAATTGAAGTTGAGCCTAAAACACTGTTGCTTAAAATACAAACCCCCTTCAGCAGCTGCATTCGCTTCATGGCAAATTTAAGGGACACCGTTAGGCTTTCGATTTTCAGCTTATCCTTACCAGTCTTATTGCCCTCTCGAAAGTCATCTTCGATGCTTTGCAACTTGATACACTCCGGGCAGTTCCATTTTTTCTCGACTATGAAAAAAGCTGGATTGAGCTTCAGGCAAACCGGATGAAAGCAGCGGATACATCCGGCACACGCTTCCAAGCCCGGTTCGCATGTCTTGCACCTCCAGCAGAATTTGTCCCACCCGAGCTGAAAATATGATATGAAACAGTTAGTGTCGTTGTTAAATGTTCACGTTAAAAAATCAACCTACCTTGGGAGCCACGGGAAGGTGAGAACCGTAATTTTCTCGCGGCTTAACCGCAACTCCCTCCTTCGAAGACGATGCCTGCCGTGCTTCTTCGTTTTCCGAACCGTCCGATGCGTCGCTGTTCTGGTGGATGCTACTGAGAAATTTACGTTGCTTCAACGAAAATTCCACATTAGCGGAACGCATGCCCGGTCGTTTAGCACTGCCTCCGGATGGACTGCCGTCCTTATCATCCAGTTCTTCGCCGTCATCATGTCCGGAAACGGAGAAGCGAACCTGCGATGTCGGTGTCAGGCTACCGCAGCTGCGGCTTTCCGAGCGGCACCGTTTTCTTAACTTCTCCGAAGAAGACTGCATGAACTCGGTCAAGATTTTGGAACTGCTCTGCATTTCCTTCAGACAGCGCATTTCCCTGGACATCCTCCCACTATGAACGGTTTCATTGTCATCATGATGTGTTTCTGTTTCGGTAGCATTCGATTTACTGCTATTTTTGATTTCTATCTTGTCATCAAGAGTGCTCTCCTCACTGCCAAATGTGATATTATATTTGCCCATATCCGATGATGACGATGAGGTGGTACTGGTAGTTGATAAGGTTGTCGTGAGCGTAGATGAAGATAGTGAAGACAAACTTTCGGATTTGCCTACTTCTGGCTGTAGGATAGGAGCTTCACCCGGTGGTACAGCCACAGCCGGTGATAGTGCTGCAAGATTTGGGGGTGAACCAACCGTCTGGATGGGTCTCAATCCTTGAACACTACGCGCTAGGGCAATCGTAGTCGGTGAAACGCTGCTTTTTGTTGGTGATGGCGAGGGCGCAGCAACGATCTTCGGACCATTGTGTGGCATCGGGGTGAGCATTTTGACCAAAACGATCTTATTTTGCGCCGTTTTAAGCTGAGCCAAATTGATGTTTAGCTTTTGGGGAGTAGTTTTGGGTTCTGTTTTATCTGTAAACGATACAGGAGTTTTGGTAAATTTAGAACTTGTTTGTCGGGGTAAAACGGAATGACGCCGCATCTGGCCGAGGGCAGCTTTGGTTGCAGGGGGTTTCTTGATGATGAGCCTCTTGACATCCTTCCGCTTACTTGCGGTTgttcttgagtcttgagttttGATTAGTGATGAAATGTTGGGTGATGGCTTGAAATTGCTATTGGTATCCTGAAAAGTGCGATTGTTACCTTCTGCCGTAGGTTGTACAGCATTGATATTAGCTGTCGTGACAATAGATCGATTGGCTACGGCGACTCCACTACCACTGACATCTCTTCTGAATCTTATTTTCACTACATCCTGTGGAGATTGGCTAGGAGGCGTTCCCTGTTGATTCGTGGAAGAGACGCCTACGCCAGATAGTTGGTACACATTTCGACAGTCGATAAAGGAACCGGCAACCGATGGAGACACTGTGGGCGCGGACGGTGAAGACATCTTCGGCATCTGACTGCTGACATCCTTCTGAGGGCTGCCCGAAGCTGACATATTTGCAATATCTCAGGCTACGGTTAAAATTGTCTGCAGATAAGAAAAGGTGAAATTtatagtttcaaaataaaacacaacaTCAACGCCAAGGTAGCATTGAAAATGAAGGAAATATGTAATACGTAAATAAGGTGTGAACGTGAGTTCTCCGCTAGGTTTACTGATACTTGCAAATTTCTTTGATCCCGAAAATTTACACCACTACATCGCCATTGCAGCTCACTATACATTGGAGCTTGTTAACGTCTCACAAAATGTGGTTATAAATAAAACGTTACAAATTATAGTTATTCAATAAATGGGGTTGTTTAGCCATAATATGATGAATCATTATTGGGATTCACAACAATCTTCAGAATTTCTTCATCTTTTATTACATCAAACTGAACATTCTTCTTCAATGGTGATTCTCTgttaattaacttttttttgaattgatatgTGTCGccctttgagaaaaataaaacagggATAATGTCCTGGAAGACGCTGGAACAGCGTAGTGATGCATCTCATGTCTAAGCTTTCGAAAACATTGCAtctttaatgttaatttttttaacattgttgTTATATTCTCCAGAACATCTAAATAGCACTTCGCATCAGCTGATAACAGGATTTGATCATTTGGATGATGTTCTGATCCATCGGCTGAAGCAAACCTGTTGGCAACAGAGATCGACAATTTAGAGATCTTCAGCTATACAGTTGGGCTAAACACTTGTTCAAAACTAGAACGGCTCCTAAAGCCATGATGAGAACAAACACCTTAAAAATCACTCTTAAAAATGTTTACGAGTcatgtcagtcagtcagtcagtcaacgTCGAAGTAGCTGTACTAATTTTGGCTGAAACaccggtatttttttttaatttaatttttcaccaaaacaaCTACAAGTGAAGTCAAATGGCTAAAGAAGTTTGAAGATTTGTTTTTCTGGAAGCTTCACTGCTTTTagtgatattttcaattttgttaattcatAAATAcccttgtttaaattttttttttttttttttttttttttttttttctaactgttgagtcgccgcgactattacggcccccttTCCTACTAACCTAGTGAAACGAACACACTCGGCACAttgaaactttgtaaaagtaaaaggcctttaataaactagttttaataataaaaaaaaaaaaaaaaaaattcataaataaagCGAGTTCATTTCTTTGTTCATACAAATtgtcattttatgaaatttagaaTAGGTAGGTACCTAACCAGTTGTCGAAAAGAGTTTAGCTAGGTTCTATTGAAATGTAATTAACCATTACAACGTTACTGGTAGGAAAGATGGGCAAATTATCCTCAGCCAACGAAAGCTTAAGGAAAAAAAGGATAGGTTAGTTTTAGCTGGCATTGAGCAAAAGCACTGTGATTACCgtaaaatattgacatttcgACGACATCGAAGGTGAGTTTTAtcaaaagtttttgtttataaCAATGGTAAATAATTACGTTTCATGGGAAAAAATCCACATGGTAGAAAAGCTTAATGCTGAACAGCCATGGTTTTTATTATGCTAAGCCTTCTCACTTTAtttattattactattattattatttttcttaaagacattttaccatttatatggcattcgtgtctgtaaaatttatttatataaacaggccatgacaaatatttcatctgataTTGACCTactcaaaatagtttttttgttatcaaataaattaaatataaacaTTTGTATGTATCTACTAATGAAATAGTAAATTGTATAGGGCTTCTGTTCCTATTGAGGAAATGGATCTGAGGATGGAAatgaaaatgattgaaatgcATGTGTacaatttaataacttttaagaaaaactaaaatcaatcagttagtttacaatttcaaaatgtaGTTTTGAAGGAATTCAATGTATCTCAGAGTGATGACGTGACACAATAATTGATCAATGCAAATGGGGTGCAAACAATTATATGAAGTGAAAAATAATTCAGCCCGCGTTGCCGTTCCGTTCtgtatattattattatcaaatgtGCGGAATAGTTATGTAGCCTCTTCTTTGCGTACAAAATTATAGCGCATCACATCGAAACGCGCTTAACAAAACAGATTGTGTGTACTCGATGCGGAGCATCCTCATGCGAGTGTGTGTTTGTGCGAGTACCAGAGAAGGGAGGCAACGCGAATAGCGAGAAAAGAAAAGTTGAGCCGATGAATTTTGTACTGAGCTCTGGGCATACATACCAACCACACCAACAAAACGAAAGGTGGAAATGGTTGCCGTCGTACAAATGGACAAGAAAAACTCGGCTGTCGGAGTTCGTGCAATGGCTGGATGCGTGAACCAAACCTAACCCTTGTGTGGATTGTTCGCAACCTAAGgtcataaatttgaataagCCCTTGTTCCTTCTCGTATTACCTACGATTCTAGGAAACTGTATTCGATGATCAAGGTTTACTAAGCCCTATGAACAAGCCCAAGGTCAGCCAATCAATATTATGGCTTCAAAGTGCCACCTTCTGGTGATAGCGAGAATTGTTCCTTGCTCGTATGTGTACAGAAAATAGGGCCGCGTTGTCGTCACATAATCATTTCAATATgcatatgcaaaaattttactaaatcaGCCTTAATTATGCCGCCCAAGCAATTCCGGAATGTACGATTACAATGATTGAAAAGAcggaaaaagaaattattttgtcCCTACAATTTCCAAATTATTAGCTAATCAAAGGAGGCAGCAATGACTAAACAAAGCAGTCGCCCGCACCACATGATTTTCGATATTATGCGACATTTGCAGCTCAattgtttagtgaaatatttTCACTTTCTTTCTCGAAATGTACGTGGAATTATCACCCCCGGCGCTATCAATCAACTAAATTAGCAAATAAAGATACATCCATAGAGGTTGCGAAAACAAATTCCACTTACCAATCTAGGGGAAAAGCTACAGGGTTTTGAACCCTCCAACAAAAATCGGgaccttccaaaatattcttaTCCGGGACCTCCTTTTTCGACGATGCCGCCGTTCATCATAATGTCCGAGGCAGGAGGAAAGGAAAGCAGCTCCGGTAGCTAAACGCAGGTCTTTCTCTCGGGGCGACGACGACCACGGTACCTATCCGTTCCGAGACTAGTTGATAAAATAATCGCCCGCAATCAAAATATCCAAACCAAAAACTTTCTCtgcaaaaagaaaacaaaactgtaGAGCGagctgaagaaaaaaatatgcgaATATCTTCAATTGTGCGAtgatggctggctggctggcctGGCCTACTATTACCTTCTTTTTTCACTATTATACACCACAGTAGTGACACCAGCTTGCTTTCTGCTGTACAACTCGTCCTCTGCACTCCAAGACCAAGAATAAACTGTACGTACACGCTTGCTTTGACTTCCGAAGCGCACAGGGTGATCCAAAATCGGGGGCCTCTGTCTGTGGCTAAATGCAGACATATACAcacagaagcagcagcagaaaaACCTTCTCCGTTTGTTGGGAGGTCGAATCACGAATAAGCTGAGTGAAAATTCTTTGTGGTAAATGTTGAACCTGTCGTTAGCTTGCAGTAAAACGGGTTGAGATTAATTGGTTGGTGcgggaataatttttttatttgcgctACTGTAAACTTttatcttaatttatttttaaattttaatttattcacaGGATTCTCAAAATGTGATGaggacatttttttatattgttcctactgcatttttaatttatcaaaagaaCTTCAAAATAGGCCGTGGGACAtatgattttgttattttgaattcaacacatcatatattattttaagattaaacaaatattttgatctagtcatttaaaggtttataaaggTTTTTTGTTCAGTGACATGATACGGAAGTTCAAAGGTTGCTAAAGGAAAaggtgatttttcaaatgactgAGGTTCGATCTCGCTAACTTGGAACGCTAGAGATAGAGTGCTTTATCAGAAAGGTTACGAGGATGGCGTCCTGAGGCGTCCTTCTAAGTTGTTTATGATTGAGGTtacgattcttttttttaatcgaatttcTTCAGGCCCTCCAGCAAGTAGTTGCTTCTGATAGATATCACATATGTTAATTGCGACATATCGGGCAATTTGAGTTATGATACCCACCGTACTGAAGCCACCTAAGAGTTAACCCCGTCGAATATAATCACGCTCCTAGAAGCCCAAAAAATTCGGCCAAgtagtttttttcgatttgttcaGGGTGTCTCAGGCAAAGACgaggtatttttttgtttttggtttactCGTGAGATCAGATGTACTACCGAACTgtcgagctggagatagtcaaaGACTTTGTCTAACTCGACTCACTGGTGACCAccgacaatgacaccagccgtgagatccggcggcgaattatcagcggaagtcgtgcctactatggactccacaagcaactgcgatcgagaagacttagccctcgcacgaattgtaacctgtatatgacgctcattagaccggttgttctttacgggcacgagacatggatattgctcgaggaggacctaagtacactcggagtattcgagcgacgagtgttaagaaccatctttggcggcgtacaggagaacggagtgtggaggcgaaggatgaaccacgagctcgcgcgactctacggcgaacccagtatccagaaggtggtgaaggctggccggatacgctgggcgggacatgttacgagaatgccggacgactgtcctgcaaaacagatgttcgctacgaatccggtaggaacaagacgagcgggggcgcaacgagctaggtggttagaccaagtggagcgtgatctggcgaacgtggggtgtccgaaaaattggagaacagttaccatggaccgagtgaattttaggaattatgttcgtcaagttatgtcgtgagacggaatactatgtaaatgaAAATAACAACCACACACATGCACATGCTCTGGAGTTAGTATCACAATCACGTTCAACAACACATCACATATCCGAACGTTTGGTGGAATTCATCAAATGCGTATGCGTATTGAAGGGTTCGTGCTTACATATTTGCCACCGCCAGCGGCCAAGTCAAGACAGATAACAACGTTGTCCTGCATGATGGGCTCCAAGTTAAGGTGGGTGAAGTTGATCCTAGTTCGTCGATTTCTACGCCTTAAAAGTAACTTGCGCCGTCCCAGCGATCATTTCCGTAGGATTTTttaccaccaaggcatggcccaTTGGGGAACTACCAAGCTAAAACCATGTCACAACTACCTTCGAATAGTTTCTTCGCTTCCTTTTGTTGCGGCAGGAAatatcgtagctgagtacgtgagaccttt
This sequence is a window from Uranotaenia lowii strain MFRU-FL chromosome 3, ASM2978415v1, whole genome shotgun sequence. Protein-coding genes within it:
- the LOC129754967 gene encoding MYND-type zinc finger-containing chromatin reader Zmynd8 isoform X1, encoding MSASGSPQKDVSSQMPKMSSPSAPTVSPSVAGSFIDCRNVYQLSGVGVSSTNQQGTPPSQSPQDVVKIRFRRDVSGSGVAVANRSIVTTANINAVQPTAEGNNRTFQDTNSNFKPSPNISSLIKTQDSRTTASKRKDVKRLIIKKPPATKAALGQMRRHSVLPRQTSSKFTKTPVSFTDKTEPKTTPQKLNINLAQLKTAQNKIVLVKMLTPMPHNGPKIVAAPSPSPTKSSVSPTTIALARSVQGLRPIQTVGSPPNLAALSPAVAVPPGEAPILQPEVGKSESLSSLSSSTLTTTLSTTSTTSSSSSDMGKYNITFGSEESTLDDKIEIKNSSKSNATETETHHDDNETVHSGRMSREMRCLKEMQSSSKILTEFMQSSSEKLRKRCRSESRSCGSLTPTSQVRFSVSGHDDGEELDDKDGSPSGGSAKRPGMRSANVEFSLKQRKFLSSIHQNSDASDGSENEEARQASSSKEGVAVKPRENYGSHLPVAPKLGWDKFCWRCKTCEPGLEACAGCIRCFHPVCLKLNPAFFIVEKKWNCPECIKLQSIEDDFREGNKTGKDKLKIESLTVSLKFAMKRMQLLKGSAIWNPLDRQQLPNYDHYVTNHLDLTMLQKNVADQKYKTTEAFQIDVSWILHNASIYPNNSKLLSAAKGIMKICKQEMNEIEACNECYFNANTCKTWFTEVCSRPHLLVWAKLKGFPYWPAKVMTINSNQLVDVRFFGDHDRAWVPVKDCFLFCVDDPNTKNQRRTNMAECMREADSYIAKLRKKFGQFQYADFRVPLDANKMDSHLESMIPGILRKIAENGDSHRTKLMLKIIKTADNFLSVSPVSSNAPTFTTETTPRSSRSESFDKKQKFSISPIAKSYDASTSPKQNCEETKNETQNIITPPEGEITPVTGRMYPIRKRKSTEESPNVEDTPKVTPTITQRPIKKRNSRTSTNSNASTEIKGCHEPSKAEASVVAKTAPSRKRKSISPIGEGSTKNAPKQSKIESVVLQRESDSWKTVPATKKQKTDSKSLDEKGDIQEETEKKALDSKIEEPVQKEDTEGPNDSTEVESVIGIIKPTFTESNVTLKNMKKTEAEEESVTPTIAKSNVSVTETSKEENYNAPKVPKPIEDKRLDKQPSVLLNAVEIKTEPAEEESAPTVGAAVSTNVQIPPKTIASLNFAQTPQATSNISANSLPLAPPTQQLLPIKLEPLSDDEASSHNDEATGPVAMSNTAPSSQTVVIRTNNRIMVKDIHKLTNQIGTRSAANHGHLNANGGQPVVVTPVEKQKALPKVITRQPPMTIVQQQQKQMRKSLVNAQSIQANKPQNPATPVAVSYSGNKNGHNVMHMVHIPSPLGPATTSRESSSQSTTVNTTRVTSQALVSLPKIANVGTMQHSAAPAAAIATPMQQQAATVVPPAGVSAAVLPTQAQQPVVATPPQLTTTTMTTVEEQQQQQQPEESGQHMMAGFITPSLAAAVTETIVSAPPKMQSRPSGALRSEGDCVYPSGAGPVSQILINNSYKMADFFRSVIEDTLADLSSNSGTLEAKVKVLELEIEKLKHCHQQELAKLKHNSDLVLCEMRKNMEVERTRLVNEVRQQCEIERIRSVEQAKKKQWCTNCGKEAMFYCCWNTSYCDYPCQQKHWPTHMNSCNQSQFNLPSSAIASKPQATNVISNAKVANQPQQQQVTTPKITTVQTLNMNGRSGLTIQPASVAAQQQHQQQLIITSTRGGSQLGKGQGFQRMMINPVIGAVNQSNQPTPSYTIVSSNLSSNQPPASSSTINPMGILTRSSAAATARFNNAHK
- the LOC129754967 gene encoding MYND-type zinc finger-containing chromatin reader Zmynd8 isoform X3 — translated: MSASGSPQKDVSSQMPKMSSPSAPTVSPSVAGSFIDCRNVYQLSGVGVSSTNQQGTPPSQSPQDVVKIRFRRDVSGSGVAVANRSIVTTANINAVQPTAEDKTEPKTTPQKLNINLAQLKTAQNKIVLVKMLTPMPHNGPKIVAAPSPSPTKSSVSPTTIALARSVQGLRPIQTVGSPPNLAALSPAVAVPPGEAPILQPEVGKSESLSSLSSSTLTTTLSTTSTTSSSSSDMGKYNITFGSEESTLDDKIEIKNSSKSNATETETHHDDNETVHSGRMSREMRCLKEMQSSSKILTEFMQSSSEKLRKRCRSESRSCGSLTPTSQVRFSVSGHDDGEELDDKDGSPSGGSAKRPGMRSANVEFSLKQRKFLSSIHQNSDASDGSENEEARQASSSKEGVAVKPRENYGSHLPVAPKLGWDKFCWRCKTCEPGLEACAGCIRCFHPVCLKLNPAFFIVEKKWNCPECIKLQSIEDDFREGNKTGKDKLKIESLTVSLKFAMKRMQLLKGSAIWNPLDRQQLPNYDHYVTNHLDLTMLQKNVADQKYKTTEAFQIDVSWILHNASIYPNNSKLLSAAKGIMKICKQEMNEIEACNECYFNANTCKTWFTEVCSRPHLLVWAKLKGFPYWPAKVMTINSNQLVDVRFFGDHDRAWVPVKDCFLFCVDDPNTKNQRRTNMAECMREADSYIAKLRKKFGQFQYADFRVPLDANKMDSHLESMIPGILRKIAENGDSHRTKLMLKIIKTADNFLSVSPVSSNAPTFTTETTPRSSRSESFDKKQKFSISPIAKSYDASTSPKQNCEETKNETQNIITPPEGEITPVTGRMYPIRKRKSTEESPNVEDTPKVTPTITQRPIKKRNSRTSTNSNASTEIKGCHEPSKAEASVVAKTAPSRKRKSISPIGEGSTKNAPKQSKIESVVLQRESDSWKTVPATKKQKTDSKSLDEKGDIQEETEKKALDSKIEEPVQKEDTEGPNDSTEVESVIGIIKPTFTESNVTLKNMKKTEAEEESVTPTIAKSNVSVTETSKEENYNAPKVPKPIEDKRLDKQPSVLLNAVEIKTEPAEEESAPTVGAAVSTNVQIPPKTIASLNFAQTPQATSNISANSLPLAPPTQQLLPIKLEPLSDDEASSHNDEATGPVAMSNTAPSSQTVVIRTNNRIMVKDIHKLTNQIGTRSAANHGHLNANGGQPVVVTPVEKQKALPKVITRQPPMTIVQQQQKQMRKSLVNAQSIQANKPQNPATPVAVSYSGNKNGHNVMHMVHIPSPLGPATTSRESSSQSTTVNTTRVTSQALVSLPKIANVGTMQHSAAPAAAIATPMQQQAATVVPPAGVSAAVLPTQAQQPVVATPPQLTTTTMTTVEEQQQQQQPEESGQHMMAGFITPSLAAAVTETIVSAPPKMQSRPSGALRSEGDCVYPSGAGPVSQILINNSYKMADFFRSVIEDTLADLSSNSGTLEAKVKVLELEIEKLKHCHQQELAKLKHNSDLVLCEMRKNMEVERTRLVNEVRQQCEIERIRSVEQAKKKQWCTNCGKEAMFYCCWNTSYCDYPCQQKHWPTHMNSCNQSQFNLPSSAIASKPQATNVISNAKVANQPQQQQVTTPKITTVQTLNMNGRSGLTIQPASVAAQQQHQQQLIITSTRGGSQLGKGQGFQRMMINPVIGAVNQSNQPTPSYTIVSSNLSSNQPPASSSTINPMGILTRSSAAATARFNNAHK